CATGTCACTTTGTAGCAGTCTTGACGCAATAGTAGCGGCAAGCACTGTCTTACCAGCCCCTGGTGTAGCTTGGCAAAAGAAATGGGAGCCGTTGGATTGATATTTTTTCAACGCTCTGTCAGAGCATTCACCTTGCCATTCCCTTAACACGGTTCATCTTCTTCATAGAGAGTATTAAGAACCCTTGTTAAAACATTCACTTTACCGAGCAATAAAGCGGCGCGATCTTTAGCTTCCTGATGCAAAGGGGCCAGTTTATTTTTTAGCTCAGGAAATCGGGATGTAATCGACTGATACTCGTCAATCTCCCCAAGTACGATCTCAAGTTCACCCTTATATTCATTGCGTTCACAGTTCAAAATGGAATAGTTTTGAATAGGTATTTGAGGTTTTATATCCGCTTGATTATTCGTGGTTACATTGTCATACAACGCTTTGAATTGATCCGCTTGAAAGTAACGTTTTTCCCGGCCATAGCCCTCACTTCGCAGCCAACTTTTCTTTTCAAAATTAAAAATTGCTCGGTACACCTTTTTGCGAGCTTCGGCAGAGTCGGAGTCCACATTATCAAGTGATAGCCACAAATCTCTCGCTTCTAGCACGGTGAACCCATCTAACCCATTCTCTATCAATAACTTGTGCATGACCGCACTAATTCTTCGAGCCCGTTTCATTTCCAAAATTACACCAACCAAAAACTAAGGATTGCTTAGTATACAGAAATCCATAAAACTAAGAAAATCTTAGTTAACTTGAGCTCAGAGAAATGAAATCTAAGTGTCATTTAAAAACCCAATCCCAGAGCGACTCAAACAAGCTCGAAAAAAAGCAAAACTCTCTCAAAAAGCCTTGGGAGAAAGCATAGGTATGGATGCCAGTTCAGCAAGCCCTCGAATGAATCAATACGAGAAAGGCAAGCATGCCCCAGATGTTCAAACCTTAAAGCTTATCGCTGATGAGCTTGGTGTGCCGCTCAATTATTTCTTCTGTGAAGATGAAAGTTCTGCTGAGTTAGCATGTATTGTGTCTCAAATGACGGAGAGTGAAAGAAGGAAACTCATTACATTACTTTGCGAAAATAAAGGCTAAAGAAAAGAGGGGATGACCTTAACTTCATGATTCAATTTGTTGTGGGTTTTGAGGTGAATAAGTGTTTAAAAATATCGACGACATCTTCTATAACGATGCAGGTTGTTATCAGCTACCCTGTATCGTTATAGGTCCAGTTTTGACTGATACAATTGTTAAAGTTTGACAGTATTAGGTACATCTAATTTCTCGCAACTTTCTACGCAATAATTCCGTTACCCCTTTAGGCCGAGTATTTGTTTCACTGGTAATGATAGTTCAGAGATTCTGTTGAGCCATATTGACTCGGTGTTTCGTCGTCTTTCGTTTTCTAGCTCTTTTTCTAACTGTTGGCATTTCTTTAGTAGCTCATCATGGGTTTTCCCCGAGTTACCTTTAGCTTTATTATTAAGATAGGTATTTACCTGTTGTTCTTTTGCTTTCAAAAGTTTCTTGTTGCTATTGTCTAGCGCATCACGGAAACCTACGGCCCACTTTGATCCTTTCGTTGGGTCGAGGGTTGCGGGTTTTACCTCAATGGAATTGGCCACATCGCTGACCCTGATTTGCCAAAGGCTTGATTTGGTAAAGTCGGAGGGTTTTCTGTGTTTTATGATGTGGTTTTTTCGTTGAGCTTCAAGCGCTAGTAGGGTGCGCCAAGCCTCGATAGATTTATTTTTTGGAGATACCCAATTAGGTAGCTCTTCAGGTTGTTGTTCACATTCGTGTTGAGCTTGCTGTAGAAGTAGGCTGAGACTCATAATGCGTCCTCTTTTGTATTTAGGGCACTTTGTAGCGTGTCCATGATCGTTGGAGCCACCTTTAGACGTTGAAGTTGCTTGAGTGCATTTCTAACTGTCATCATGGCTGGCTCACGCCATGCCGTTGGGACCCCTGGGGTTTCTAGGACTTTTACATCATTGGCGAT
The Vibrio kanaloae genome window above contains:
- a CDS encoding helix-turn-helix domain-containing protein; this translates as MSFKNPIPERLKQARKKAKLSQKALGESIGMDASSASPRMNQYEKGKHAPDVQTLKLIADELGVPLNYFFCEDESSAELACIVSQMTESERRKLITLLCENKG